The sequence TCTTATATATTTTTTCAGAAACTAAAGCACTTCCACCAGGTGAATTTATTCTTAATACGAGCCCTTTCAAATTTTTTATTTCTTTCAACTCTTCCAGTTTTTCACATACATTTTCGTAAGTAATATTTTTGTTGGGATTTTTCATATCAATAACTCCCTCAAGATTTATCACAGCAATTGTATCTTTCGCCTTTTCCTTCTTATCTTTTGACATCACAATATAATCTTCAATCGAAACTGTATCTTCTTTATAATTTATCCCAATCTCATCATAATCAGCAACACCGTCAATCAATTTATATTCCAAAGCCTTTTTCGTCCCAGCAAAAATCAAATTTCCGTTCAATATCTCATTTTCAATATCAGCCCCTCTTTTGCTTTTTACCAGTTCCACAAAATCTTCAAAAACTTTATCCTTTATATTTTTAATTGATTCCTTTTTCTCTTTCGACATTTGGTTAAGGCTATATTTTTCTCCAGCCACTTTGTAATCACCAATATGAAGTACATTCATCCTTATACCAAACTTTTCCAGAAACGACTTCAAATAAAATTCCTTATGCAAATATCCTCTAAAAATAATAGTTGACTGTCTTGTGTCAAACATAAAAATTTTATTTGCAAGCAGAGCCTGTCTATATCGACTTTCCTCAAAAAGCGTCCCTATCGCCACAACTTCCTTATTTTTTCTAATCTTATCAAAAATTTTAGAAACTTCTTCCAGCTGTGAAAGCGTCAAATTCAACTTATCCATATCAATAATCACTTTTTTTATATTCTTATCTTTCGCAAGATTATTTAATCCTTGCAATATTTGATAATACGATAATTTCTCTTTCCCCTTTAATGCCGGCATAGCCACATCTTCCTTCAATTTTTTTACATCAAATACAACAGTTTTTACCTTTTTTAAAGGCAATTTCTTCTTATTTTTTACTCTAAGAATCTTCTTCACAAAAATTAAATTTAAAATTACACACAAAATAAGCATTATTACTATTTCTAACAGCATTTTCAAAATAAACATCATATCAACTCCCTTTTTAAACCTACAATTCAATTAACAATTTTTTTAGTTCATTCATTTTATCCCTCAACTTAATAGCTTCCTCAAAATTAAGCTCCTCAGCCATTTTTTTAATCTGCTTGTCGAGTTTCTTAATTTCCTTTTCCACCTCTTTTTCACTCTTATACTGCTTAATTGCTTTGTTTGCTTCATTTTCTTTTTCAACTTCATAGTCTACGATTGACTCTGCAATTTCTCTTACGATTGATTTTGGATTGATGTTGTTTTCCAGATTGTATTTTTCCTGAACTTCACGCCGCCTGTTTACTTCATCAATGGCTTCCTGCATGGAGCCTGTAATTCTGTCAGCATACAGGATAACATGTCCTTCTACATTTCTTGCGGCACGTCCCATTGTCTGAATTAAAGATCTTCTGGAACGTAAATATCCTTCCTTGTCTGCTTCCAAAATTGCCACTAATGAAACTTCTGGAATATCCAACCCTTCCCTTAACAAGTTTATTCCAACCAGAACATCAAATTCACCTTTTCTCAAGCCTCTTATTATCTCTGTTCTTTCTAGCGTATCGATGTCAGAGTGCATATATTTTACTTTTATTCCATATTCCAAATAGTAATCTGTCAGTTCTTCTGCCATTTTTTTTGTCAAAGTTGTAACTAAAATCCGTTCTTTTTTTGCTGTTCTTGTTTTTATTTCATCCATCAAGTCATCAATTTGATTTTTTGTTTCACGAATATCGATACTTGGCTCCACAATTCCTGTTGGACGGACAAGCTGCTCTACAATTTCACCATTTGAATGTTCCAGCTCGTAATCACTTGGAGTAGCTGAAATATACACAGCTTGTGGAACTTTTTTAAAAAATTCCTCAAATTTCAACGGACGATTGTCATAAGCACTTGGAAGCCTAAATCCATTGTCAATTAAAGACTGCTTTCTTGCCCTATCTCCCTTATACATCCCATTTATCTGTGGAACTGAAATGTGCGACTCATCCAGAAATACGACCAAATCCTCTGGAAAATAGTCAATTAACGTATCAGGTGCTTCTCCTTCATCCTTTCCAGTCAAGTACCTAGAATAATTTTCCACACCTTTACAATAGCCAATTTCCTCAATCATTTCCAAATCATATTTCGTTCTTTGCTCAATTCTCTGTGCTTCCAGCAGTTTTCCTTCTTTTTGGAAAAAATGCACTCTTTCTTCCATTTCCTTTTTTATTGCCTCGAACATCACTTTTGTATCTTCATTTGTCAAATAGTGAGTCGCAGGCATTATTGTGATTCTTTTTATATTTCTAATTTTCTGTCCAGTAAGCGTATTAATCTCTGAAATGCTTTCCAAATCATCTCCAAAAAATTCAAAACGGTATCCTGTATCCTGATAAGATGGATGTAAATCAAGAATATCACCTTTCACACGGAATTTTCCACGCTCAAAGGCAATGTCATTTCTCTCATATCTAAGTGAAATCAGCCTTTTTATAAGCTCATTTCTTTCAAATCCTGTTTCCACATCAATCGGAATCGATCTCTTTTTATATGCCTCTGGCGATCCCAATCCATAAATTGCCGAAACCGAAGCCACAATAATAACATCTCTTCTATTCAAAAGTGCTGCTGTTGCTGCATGCCGCAATTTATCAATCTCATCATTAATTGAAGAATCCTTTTCAATATACGTATCAGTTTGCATGATATACGCTTCAGGCTGGTAATAATCATAATAAGACACAAAATATTCAACAGCATTTTCAGGAAAAAATTGCTTGTACTCATTATAAAGTTGTGCTGCAAGCGTTTTATTCGGTGCCATTATCAAAGCTGGACGATTTATTTTTTCAATAACATTCGCAACTGTAAATGTTTTTCCCGATCCCGTAACCCCAAGCAAAATCTGATCTGTAATCCCATCTTCCAAGTTTTCCACAATTTTTTGGATAGCCTGAGGCTGATCTCCAGTCGGCTTAAATTTTGAATGTATCTTAAAATCCATCTCTATTTTTCCTCCTTTCAATACAAACCTTTTGGTTA is a genomic window of Leptotrichia trevisanii DSM 22070 containing:
- the uvrB gene encoding excinuclease ABC subunit UvrB, which encodes MDFKIHSKFKPTGDQPQAIQKIVENLEDGITDQILLGVTGSGKTFTVANVIEKINRPALIMAPNKTLAAQLYNEYKQFFPENAVEYFVSYYDYYQPEAYIMQTDTYIEKDSSINDEIDKLRHAATAALLNRRDVIIVASVSAIYGLGSPEAYKKRSIPIDVETGFERNELIKRLISLRYERNDIAFERGKFRVKGDILDLHPSYQDTGYRFEFFGDDLESISEINTLTGQKIRNIKRITIMPATHYLTNEDTKVMFEAIKKEMEERVHFFQKEGKLLEAQRIEQRTKYDLEMIEEIGYCKGVENYSRYLTGKDEGEAPDTLIDYFPEDLVVFLDESHISVPQINGMYKGDRARKQSLIDNGFRLPSAYDNRPLKFEEFFKKVPQAVYISATPSDYELEHSNGEIVEQLVRPTGIVEPSIDIRETKNQIDDLMDEIKTRTAKKERILVTTLTKKMAEELTDYYLEYGIKVKYMHSDIDTLERTEIIRGLRKGEFDVLVGINLLREGLDIPEVSLVAILEADKEGYLRSRRSLIQTMGRAARNVEGHVILYADRITGSMQEAIDEVNRRREVQEKYNLENNINPKSIVREIAESIVDYEVEKENEANKAIKQYKSEKEVEKEIKKLDKQIKKMAEELNFEEAIKLRDKMNELKKLLIEL
- the sppA gene encoding signal peptide peptidase SppA, translating into MFILKMLLEIVIMLILCVILNLIFVKKILRVKNKKKLPLKKVKTVVFDVKKLKEDVAMPALKGKEKLSYYQILQGLNNLAKDKNIKKVIIDMDKLNLTLSQLEEVSKIFDKIRKNKEVVAIGTLFEESRYRQALLANKIFMFDTRQSTIIFRGYLHKEFYLKSFLEKFGIRMNVLHIGDYKVAGEKYSLNQMSKEKKESIKNIKDKVFEDFVELVKSKRGADIENEILNGNLIFAGTKKALEYKLIDGVADYDEIGINYKEDTVSIEDYIVMSKDKKEKAKDTIAVINLEGVIDMKNPNKNITYENVCEKLEELKEIKNLKGLVLRINSPGGSALVSEKIYKKLKKLTVPIYVSMGDVCASGGYYIATTGKKLFANNFTLTGSIGVVMMYPEVAGTLKKLDINLEGFGKGAGFDMLNPFEKLGENSKEKLIHNMNEVYSEFKEHVMAARGMSEDELEKIAQGRVWLGIEAKNINLVDEIGSLEDCIKSMANDLKLDKYKVKIVKLTQTLKETLSDMKLPFVSEEIREKIEFLQGNMNQILYYESDFEL